From Magnolia sinica isolate HGM2019 chromosome 13, MsV1, whole genome shotgun sequence, one genomic window encodes:
- the LOC131222756 gene encoding CRM-domain containing factor CFM3A, chloroplastic/mitochondrial-like isoform X5, which yields MALSPPLSFNPFPSHFHYPPLSPSSSPSPTTLPILQIRKPFLTHFNPHKITFSSTALATQIQNEEHPETEITSDTKKKKKKKKKLRPGFYDQTQERWSVKIASNRTQFPWQEKPKSLESSPGFLLSSVPTDLSEVKADNPSLGIESSSFPPRNRVILAPWAHGAKQGKPHLNSEVRKRALVDETVEGHVDVEEAKSLNIHGEAEKALFGGKQIETHLESETEIQVATERIGDGAMEGEEAKSVQVCRDVEKSTVGIIVEKLKNLGTERNSDSDGKDRELPSCVEDPNNFGSDTNHNVCHYPGPFQDSEEEQRLYSYRNSATLTHLIDNSGSIRLPWERERGPDGERWRKSNTELAEKTIPEPELHRLRNVALRMKERMKVGAAGITQAVVDEIHDKWKEEEVVKIKFEGPPALNMKRTHEVLERKTGGLVIWRSGSSLVLYRGMTYKLPCVQSYVKHTQTSQNIIPHSEQLTIDVRATEPSSSGSMTAFEGEAGDLTDISYVNSLLDELGPRFQDWSGCDPMPVDADLLPGLVPEYKPPYRLLPYGMRHCLHNRQMTSLRRLARRVPPHFALGRNRKHQGLAKAMVKLWEKSSIAKIAIKRGVPNTSNERIAEELKISRLSLMGPALFGVNCSTHLENSYSAHSWKELHSNAEVEHTLLSSPTHPSDASPQVNPKILTGGTLVSRNKDYIVFYRGNDFLPPAMKGALVERQKLAKIRQDEEEQARLRASTLIASNAKTASGPFVAGTLAETLAANSRWGNQLSSDDRAKMMRNVALAKHAALVRYSERKLAHAQEKVKKAEKALRKVQEYLEPADLPTDLETITDEERFLFRKIGLSMKPFLLLGRRGVFDGTVENMHLHWKYRELVKIIVKGKSFQQVKHIAISLEAESGGVLISLDKTSKGYAIVVYRGKNYQRPQTLRPKNLLTRRQALARSIELQRREALNHHILDLRKRIEIMKSELPCL from the exons ATGGCGCTATCTCCTCCTCTATCATTCAATCCCTTCCCTTCTCATTTCCACTatcctcctctctctccatcttcatCTCCTTCCCCCACTACTCTTCCCATTCTCCAAATCCGGAAACCGTTCCTGACCCACTTCAATCCCCACAAAATCACATTCTCCAGCACTGCTCTCGCTACTCAAATCCAAAACGAAGAACACCCAGAAACGGAAATAACCTCCgatacaaagaagaagaagaagaagaaaaagaagctcaGACCTGGTTTTTACGACCAAACCCAGGAACGATGGTCGGTCAAGATCGCTTCCAACAGAACCCAATTCCCATGGCAAGAAAAACCCAAATCCTTAGAATCCTCTCCCGGATTTCTCCTTTCATCTGTTCCTACCGATTTATCGGAAGTGAAAGCCGACAACCCGTCACTCGGAATAGAATCTTCAAGCTTCCCTCCACGAAATCGTGTAATTTTGGCTCCTTGGGCCCATGGAGCCAAACAGGGAAAACCCCATTTGAATTCCGAAGTTAGAAAACGGGCTTTGGTCGATGAAACTGTagaaggtcatgtagacgttgaAGAAGCAAAGAGTCTTAATATTCATGGAGAAGCGGAGAAGGCCCTTTTTGGAGGCAAACAGATAGAAACCCATTTGGAATCTGAAACTGAAATTCAGGTTGCAACTGAGCGAATTGGAGATGGTGCCATGGAAGGTGAAGAAGCAAAGAGCGTCCAAGTTTGCAGAGACGTCGAGAAGAGTACTGTTGGGATTATAGTAGAAAAATTGAAGAACCTTGGGACAGAACGGAATTCTGATTCTGATGGAAAAGACCGTGAACTCCCAAGTTGTGTTGAGGATCCAAACAACTTTGGCAGCGACACTAATCACAATGTCTGTCATTATCCAGGTCCATTTCAAGATTCTGAGGAAGAACAGAGGTTGTATAGCTATAGAAACAGTGCTACTTTAACACATTTGATTGATAACAGTGGTTCAATTCGGTTACcatgggagagagaaagaggtccAGACGGAGAGAGGTGGAGGAAAAGCAACACTGAGCTAGCAGAGAAGACAATTCCAGAACCTGAACTACATAGGCTCCGGAATGTTGCTTTGAGGATGAAGGAGAGGATGAAGGTCGGAGCTGCTGGCATTACACAGGCTGTCGTGGATGAAATTCATGATAAATGGAAGGAAGAAGAGGTGGTGAAGATCAAATTTGAAGGGCCGCCAGCGCTTAACATGAAGAGGACACATGAAGTCTTAGAG AGGAAAACTGGAGGTCTGGTGATTTGGAGGTCTGGCAGTTCACTGGTGTTATACAGGGGAATGACATACAAACTACCCTGTGTGCAATCATATGTAAAACACACTCAAACTAGTCAAAATATTATTCCTCACTCAGAACAGTTGACAATTGATGTTAGAGCTACAGAGCCATCCAGTTCTGGTTCCATGACAGCTTTTGAGGGTGAGGCTGGTGACCTCACAGATATAAGTTATGTCAACAGTCTGTTAGATGAATTGGGTCCACGGTTCCAAGATTGGTCGGGCTGTGATCCAATGCCTGTAGATGCTGATCTGCTTCCTGGTTTGGTCCCTGAATATAAACCTCCGTACAGACTTCTTCCTTATGGGATGAGGCATTGTCTTCATAACAGGCAAATGACATCTTTGCGGAGGCTTGCAAGAAGAGTGCCTCCTCATTTTGCCCTAG GAAGAAACAGGAAACACCAAGGCCTGGCTAAGGCTATGGTGAAGCTGTGGGAAAAAAGTTCCATTGCAAAGATCGCCATCAAACGTGGTGTACCCAATACCTCTAATGAGAGGATCGCAGAAGAACTCAAG ATTTCCAGACTGTCTTTGATGGGACCAGCTCTTTTTGGTGTGAACTGTTCTACACACCTCGAAAACTCTTATAGTGCACATTCGTGGAAAGAGTTGCACTCCAATGCAGAAGTGGAGCATACGTTATTATCaagtccaacccatccatcagatgcatccCCTCAGGTTAACCCCAAG ATTTTGACAGGAGGAACACTTGTCTCTAGGAACAAGGATTATATCGTTTTTTACAGGGGAAATGACTTCTTGCCACCAGCCATGAAAGGGGCATTAGTAGAAAGGCAGAAATTAGCAAAGATCCGGCAGGATGAGGAAGAGCAAGCACGACTGAGGGCGTCAACCTTAATTGCTTCAAATGCCAAAACTGCTAGTGGGCCATTTGTTGCCGGTACGCTGGCAGAAACTTTGGCAGCAAACTCTCGTTGGGGAAATCAACTGAGCAGTGACGATAGAGCAAAAATGATGAGAAATGTGGCTTTAGCTAAACATGCTGCTCTTGTCAGATACTCAGAGAGGAAACTAGCTCAT GCACAGGAGAAGGTGAAGAAGGCGGAGAAGGCTCTACGTAAAGTGCAGGAATATCTGGAGCCAGCTGATCTTCCAACTGATTTAGAAACCATAACTGACGAGGAGAGGTTCCTGTTCCGTAAAATTGGCCTGAGCATGAAACCTTTCTTACTCCTTG GGAGGCGGGGTGTTTTTGATGGCACCGTAGAAAACATGCACCTGCATTGGAAGTACAGGGAGTTGGTCAAGATAATTGTAAAGGGGAAGagctttcaacaagtcaagcatATTGCAATCTCTCTTGAGGCAGAGAGCGGTGGGGTGTTAATTTCTTTGGataaaacttctaaaggctatgCAATTGTCGTCTATCGTGGGAAAAACTATCAGCGCCCACAAACGTTGAGGCCCAAGAACCTGTTGACAAGGAGGCAGGCATTAGCGCGTTCAATCGAGCTTCAAAGGCGTGAG GCTCTGAATCATCATATTTTGGATCTACGGAAAagaattgagattatgaaatctGAACTG CCATGTTTATGA
- the LOC131222756 gene encoding CRM-domain containing factor CFM3A, chloroplastic/mitochondrial-like isoform X2, with amino-acid sequence MALSPPLSFNPFPSHFHYPPLSPSSSPSPTTLPILQIRKPFLTHFNPHKITFSSTALATQIQNEEHPETEITSDTKKKKKKKKKLRPGFYDQTQERWSVKIASNRTQFPWQEKPKSLESSPGFLLSSVPTDLSEVKADNPSLGIESSSFPPRNRVILAPWAHGAKQGKPHLNSEVRKRALVDETVEGHVDVEEAKSLNIHGEAEKALFGGKQIETHLESETEIQVATERIGDGAMEGEEAKSVQVCRDVEKSTVGIIVEKLKNLGTERNSDSDGKDRELPSCVEDPNNFGSDTNHNVCHYPGPFQDSEEEQRLYSYRNSATLTHLIDNSGSIRLPWERERGPDGERWRKSNTELAEKTIPEPELHRLRNVALRMKERMKVGAAGITQAVVDEIHDKWKEEEVVKIKFEGPPALNMKRTHEVLERKTGGLVIWRSGSSLVLYRGMTYKLPCVQSYVKHTQTSQNIIPHSEQLTIDVRATEPSSSGSMTAFEGEAGDLTDISYVNSLLDELGPRFQDWSGCDPMPVDADLLPGLVPEYKPPYRLLPYGMRHCLHNRQMTSLRRLARRVPPHFALGRNRKHQGLAKAMVKLWEKSSIAKIAIKRGVPNTSNERIAEELKISRLSLMGPALFGVNCSTHLENSYSAHSWKELHSNAEVEHTLLSSPTHPSDASPQVNPKILTGGTLVSRNKDYIVFYRGNDFLPPAMKGALVERQKLAKIRQDEEEQARLRASTLIASNAKTASGPFVAGTLAETLAANSRWGNQLSSDDRAKMMRNVALAKHAALVRYSERKLAHAQEKVKKAEKALRKVQEYLEPADLPTDLETITDEERFLFRKIGLSMKPFLLLGRRGVFDGTVENMHLHWKYRELVKIIVKGKSFQQVKHIAISLEAESGGVLISLDKTSKGYAIVVYRGKNYQRPQTLRPKNLLTRRQALARSIELQRREALNHHILDLRKRIEIMKSELEQMETIKDVGDEGLYSQLDDAYSSEDDVEDEGEEAYLETYDSGDEAGDGDAEIGELANKREPI; translated from the exons ATGGCGCTATCTCCTCCTCTATCATTCAATCCCTTCCCTTCTCATTTCCACTatcctcctctctctccatcttcatCTCCTTCCCCCACTACTCTTCCCATTCTCCAAATCCGGAAACCGTTCCTGACCCACTTCAATCCCCACAAAATCACATTCTCCAGCACTGCTCTCGCTACTCAAATCCAAAACGAAGAACACCCAGAAACGGAAATAACCTCCgatacaaagaagaagaagaagaagaaaaagaagctcaGACCTGGTTTTTACGACCAAACCCAGGAACGATGGTCGGTCAAGATCGCTTCCAACAGAACCCAATTCCCATGGCAAGAAAAACCCAAATCCTTAGAATCCTCTCCCGGATTTCTCCTTTCATCTGTTCCTACCGATTTATCGGAAGTGAAAGCCGACAACCCGTCACTCGGAATAGAATCTTCAAGCTTCCCTCCACGAAATCGTGTAATTTTGGCTCCTTGGGCCCATGGAGCCAAACAGGGAAAACCCCATTTGAATTCCGAAGTTAGAAAACGGGCTTTGGTCGATGAAACTGTagaaggtcatgtagacgttgaAGAAGCAAAGAGTCTTAATATTCATGGAGAAGCGGAGAAGGCCCTTTTTGGAGGCAAACAGATAGAAACCCATTTGGAATCTGAAACTGAAATTCAGGTTGCAACTGAGCGAATTGGAGATGGTGCCATGGAAGGTGAAGAAGCAAAGAGCGTCCAAGTTTGCAGAGACGTCGAGAAGAGTACTGTTGGGATTATAGTAGAAAAATTGAAGAACCTTGGGACAGAACGGAATTCTGATTCTGATGGAAAAGACCGTGAACTCCCAAGTTGTGTTGAGGATCCAAACAACTTTGGCAGCGACACTAATCACAATGTCTGTCATTATCCAGGTCCATTTCAAGATTCTGAGGAAGAACAGAGGTTGTATAGCTATAGAAACAGTGCTACTTTAACACATTTGATTGATAACAGTGGTTCAATTCGGTTACcatgggagagagaaagaggtccAGACGGAGAGAGGTGGAGGAAAAGCAACACTGAGCTAGCAGAGAAGACAATTCCAGAACCTGAACTACATAGGCTCCGGAATGTTGCTTTGAGGATGAAGGAGAGGATGAAGGTCGGAGCTGCTGGCATTACACAGGCTGTCGTGGATGAAATTCATGATAAATGGAAGGAAGAAGAGGTGGTGAAGATCAAATTTGAAGGGCCGCCAGCGCTTAACATGAAGAGGACACATGAAGTCTTAGAG AGGAAAACTGGAGGTCTGGTGATTTGGAGGTCTGGCAGTTCACTGGTGTTATACAGGGGAATGACATACAAACTACCCTGTGTGCAATCATATGTAAAACACACTCAAACTAGTCAAAATATTATTCCTCACTCAGAACAGTTGACAATTGATGTTAGAGCTACAGAGCCATCCAGTTCTGGTTCCATGACAGCTTTTGAGGGTGAGGCTGGTGACCTCACAGATATAAGTTATGTCAACAGTCTGTTAGATGAATTGGGTCCACGGTTCCAAGATTGGTCGGGCTGTGATCCAATGCCTGTAGATGCTGATCTGCTTCCTGGTTTGGTCCCTGAATATAAACCTCCGTACAGACTTCTTCCTTATGGGATGAGGCATTGTCTTCATAACAGGCAAATGACATCTTTGCGGAGGCTTGCAAGAAGAGTGCCTCCTCATTTTGCCCTAG GAAGAAACAGGAAACACCAAGGCCTGGCTAAGGCTATGGTGAAGCTGTGGGAAAAAAGTTCCATTGCAAAGATCGCCATCAAACGTGGTGTACCCAATACCTCTAATGAGAGGATCGCAGAAGAACTCAAG ATTTCCAGACTGTCTTTGATGGGACCAGCTCTTTTTGGTGTGAACTGTTCTACACACCTCGAAAACTCTTATAGTGCACATTCGTGGAAAGAGTTGCACTCCAATGCAGAAGTGGAGCATACGTTATTATCaagtccaacccatccatcagatgcatccCCTCAGGTTAACCCCAAG ATTTTGACAGGAGGAACACTTGTCTCTAGGAACAAGGATTATATCGTTTTTTACAGGGGAAATGACTTCTTGCCACCAGCCATGAAAGGGGCATTAGTAGAAAGGCAGAAATTAGCAAAGATCCGGCAGGATGAGGAAGAGCAAGCACGACTGAGGGCGTCAACCTTAATTGCTTCAAATGCCAAAACTGCTAGTGGGCCATTTGTTGCCGGTACGCTGGCAGAAACTTTGGCAGCAAACTCTCGTTGGGGAAATCAACTGAGCAGTGACGATAGAGCAAAAATGATGAGAAATGTGGCTTTAGCTAAACATGCTGCTCTTGTCAGATACTCAGAGAGGAAACTAGCTCAT GCACAGGAGAAGGTGAAGAAGGCGGAGAAGGCTCTACGTAAAGTGCAGGAATATCTGGAGCCAGCTGATCTTCCAACTGATTTAGAAACCATAACTGACGAGGAGAGGTTCCTGTTCCGTAAAATTGGCCTGAGCATGAAACCTTTCTTACTCCTTG GGAGGCGGGGTGTTTTTGATGGCACCGTAGAAAACATGCACCTGCATTGGAAGTACAGGGAGTTGGTCAAGATAATTGTAAAGGGGAAGagctttcaacaagtcaagcatATTGCAATCTCTCTTGAGGCAGAGAGCGGTGGGGTGTTAATTTCTTTGGataaaacttctaaaggctatgCAATTGTCGTCTATCGTGGGAAAAACTATCAGCGCCCACAAACGTTGAGGCCCAAGAACCTGTTGACAAGGAGGCAGGCATTAGCGCGTTCAATCGAGCTTCAAAGGCGTGAG GCTCTGAATCATCATATTTTGGATCTACGGAAAagaattgagattatgaaatctGAACTG GAACAAATGGAGACTATTAAGGATGTGGGCGATGAAGGCCTGTACTCCCAGTTGGATGATGCATATTCTTCTGAAGATGATGTGGAG GATGAAGGTGAAGAGGCATATCTTGAAACGTATGACAGTGGCGATGAGGCTGGGGACGGAGATGCTGAGATTGGTGAGCTTGCAAACAAAAGAGAGCCAATCTAG
- the LOC131222756 gene encoding CRM-domain containing factor CFM3A, chloroplastic/mitochondrial-like isoform X1: MALSPPLSFNPFPSHFHYPPLSPSSSPSPTTLPILQIRKPFLTHFNPHKITFSSTALATQIQNEEHPETEITSDTKKKKKKKKKLRPGFYDQTQERWSVKIASNRTQFPWQEKPKSLESSPGFLLSSVPTDLSEVKADNPSLGIESSSFPPRNRVILAPWAHGAKQGKPHLNSEVRKRALVDETVEGHVDVEEAKSLNIHGEAEKALFGGKQIETHLESETEIQVATERIGDGAMEGEEAKSVQVCRDVEKSTVGIIVEKLKNLGTERNSDSDGKDRELPSCVEDPNNFGSDTNHNVCHYPGPFQDSEEEQRLYSYRNSATLTHLIDNSGSIRLPWERERGPDGERWRKSNTELAEKTIPEPELHRLRNVALRMKERMKVGAAGITQAVVDEIHDKWKEEEVVKIKFEGPPALNMKRTHEVLERKTGGLVIWRSGSSLVLYRGMTYKLPCVQSYVKHTQTSQNIIPHSEQLTIDVRATEPSSSGSMTAFEGEAGDLTDISYVNSLLDELGPRFQDWSGCDPMPVDADLLPGLVPEYKPPYRLLPYGMRHCLHNRQMTSLRRLARRVPPHFALGRNRKHQGLAKAMVKLWEKSSIAKIAIKRGVPNTSNERIAEELKISRLSLMGPALFGVNCSTHLENSYSAHSWKELHSNAEVEHTLLSSPTHPSDASPQVNPKILTGGTLVSRNKDYIVFYRGNDFLPPAMKGALVERQKLAKIRQDEEEQARLRASTLIASNAKTASGPFVAGTLAETLAANSRWGNQLSSDDRAKMMRNVALAKHAALVRYSERKLAHAQEKVKKAEKALRKVQEYLEPADLPTDLETITDEERFLFRKIGLSMKPFLLLGRRGVFDGTVENMHLHWKYRELVKIIVKGKSFQQVKHIAISLEAESGGVLISLDKTSKGYAIVVYRGKNYQRPQTLRPKNLLTRRQALARSIELQRREALNHHILDLRKRIEIMKSELEQMETIKDVGDEGLYSQLDDAYSSEDDVEQDEGEEAYLETYDSGDEAGDGDAEIGELANKREPI, from the exons ATGGCGCTATCTCCTCCTCTATCATTCAATCCCTTCCCTTCTCATTTCCACTatcctcctctctctccatcttcatCTCCTTCCCCCACTACTCTTCCCATTCTCCAAATCCGGAAACCGTTCCTGACCCACTTCAATCCCCACAAAATCACATTCTCCAGCACTGCTCTCGCTACTCAAATCCAAAACGAAGAACACCCAGAAACGGAAATAACCTCCgatacaaagaagaagaagaagaagaaaaagaagctcaGACCTGGTTTTTACGACCAAACCCAGGAACGATGGTCGGTCAAGATCGCTTCCAACAGAACCCAATTCCCATGGCAAGAAAAACCCAAATCCTTAGAATCCTCTCCCGGATTTCTCCTTTCATCTGTTCCTACCGATTTATCGGAAGTGAAAGCCGACAACCCGTCACTCGGAATAGAATCTTCAAGCTTCCCTCCACGAAATCGTGTAATTTTGGCTCCTTGGGCCCATGGAGCCAAACAGGGAAAACCCCATTTGAATTCCGAAGTTAGAAAACGGGCTTTGGTCGATGAAACTGTagaaggtcatgtagacgttgaAGAAGCAAAGAGTCTTAATATTCATGGAGAAGCGGAGAAGGCCCTTTTTGGAGGCAAACAGATAGAAACCCATTTGGAATCTGAAACTGAAATTCAGGTTGCAACTGAGCGAATTGGAGATGGTGCCATGGAAGGTGAAGAAGCAAAGAGCGTCCAAGTTTGCAGAGACGTCGAGAAGAGTACTGTTGGGATTATAGTAGAAAAATTGAAGAACCTTGGGACAGAACGGAATTCTGATTCTGATGGAAAAGACCGTGAACTCCCAAGTTGTGTTGAGGATCCAAACAACTTTGGCAGCGACACTAATCACAATGTCTGTCATTATCCAGGTCCATTTCAAGATTCTGAGGAAGAACAGAGGTTGTATAGCTATAGAAACAGTGCTACTTTAACACATTTGATTGATAACAGTGGTTCAATTCGGTTACcatgggagagagaaagaggtccAGACGGAGAGAGGTGGAGGAAAAGCAACACTGAGCTAGCAGAGAAGACAATTCCAGAACCTGAACTACATAGGCTCCGGAATGTTGCTTTGAGGATGAAGGAGAGGATGAAGGTCGGAGCTGCTGGCATTACACAGGCTGTCGTGGATGAAATTCATGATAAATGGAAGGAAGAAGAGGTGGTGAAGATCAAATTTGAAGGGCCGCCAGCGCTTAACATGAAGAGGACACATGAAGTCTTAGAG AGGAAAACTGGAGGTCTGGTGATTTGGAGGTCTGGCAGTTCACTGGTGTTATACAGGGGAATGACATACAAACTACCCTGTGTGCAATCATATGTAAAACACACTCAAACTAGTCAAAATATTATTCCTCACTCAGAACAGTTGACAATTGATGTTAGAGCTACAGAGCCATCCAGTTCTGGTTCCATGACAGCTTTTGAGGGTGAGGCTGGTGACCTCACAGATATAAGTTATGTCAACAGTCTGTTAGATGAATTGGGTCCACGGTTCCAAGATTGGTCGGGCTGTGATCCAATGCCTGTAGATGCTGATCTGCTTCCTGGTTTGGTCCCTGAATATAAACCTCCGTACAGACTTCTTCCTTATGGGATGAGGCATTGTCTTCATAACAGGCAAATGACATCTTTGCGGAGGCTTGCAAGAAGAGTGCCTCCTCATTTTGCCCTAG GAAGAAACAGGAAACACCAAGGCCTGGCTAAGGCTATGGTGAAGCTGTGGGAAAAAAGTTCCATTGCAAAGATCGCCATCAAACGTGGTGTACCCAATACCTCTAATGAGAGGATCGCAGAAGAACTCAAG ATTTCCAGACTGTCTTTGATGGGACCAGCTCTTTTTGGTGTGAACTGTTCTACACACCTCGAAAACTCTTATAGTGCACATTCGTGGAAAGAGTTGCACTCCAATGCAGAAGTGGAGCATACGTTATTATCaagtccaacccatccatcagatgcatccCCTCAGGTTAACCCCAAG ATTTTGACAGGAGGAACACTTGTCTCTAGGAACAAGGATTATATCGTTTTTTACAGGGGAAATGACTTCTTGCCACCAGCCATGAAAGGGGCATTAGTAGAAAGGCAGAAATTAGCAAAGATCCGGCAGGATGAGGAAGAGCAAGCACGACTGAGGGCGTCAACCTTAATTGCTTCAAATGCCAAAACTGCTAGTGGGCCATTTGTTGCCGGTACGCTGGCAGAAACTTTGGCAGCAAACTCTCGTTGGGGAAATCAACTGAGCAGTGACGATAGAGCAAAAATGATGAGAAATGTGGCTTTAGCTAAACATGCTGCTCTTGTCAGATACTCAGAGAGGAAACTAGCTCAT GCACAGGAGAAGGTGAAGAAGGCGGAGAAGGCTCTACGTAAAGTGCAGGAATATCTGGAGCCAGCTGATCTTCCAACTGATTTAGAAACCATAACTGACGAGGAGAGGTTCCTGTTCCGTAAAATTGGCCTGAGCATGAAACCTTTCTTACTCCTTG GGAGGCGGGGTGTTTTTGATGGCACCGTAGAAAACATGCACCTGCATTGGAAGTACAGGGAGTTGGTCAAGATAATTGTAAAGGGGAAGagctttcaacaagtcaagcatATTGCAATCTCTCTTGAGGCAGAGAGCGGTGGGGTGTTAATTTCTTTGGataaaacttctaaaggctatgCAATTGTCGTCTATCGTGGGAAAAACTATCAGCGCCCACAAACGTTGAGGCCCAAGAACCTGTTGACAAGGAGGCAGGCATTAGCGCGTTCAATCGAGCTTCAAAGGCGTGAG GCTCTGAATCATCATATTTTGGATCTACGGAAAagaattgagattatgaaatctGAACTG GAACAAATGGAGACTATTAAGGATGTGGGCGATGAAGGCCTGTACTCCCAGTTGGATGATGCATATTCTTCTGAAGATGATGTGGAG CAGGATGAAGGTGAAGAGGCATATCTTGAAACGTATGACAGTGGCGATGAGGCTGGGGACGGAGATGCTGAGATTGGTGAGCTTGCAAACAAAAGAGAGCCAATCTAG